Sequence from the Sphingomonas koreensis genome:
CGCGGTGATGGCCAAGCCCGGCGCGGACGTGCGCGCGCAGATGATGAGCGAGATCGAGAATCTCGCCGTCGATGCCGCCGAAGCGCCGGCCAAGGTCATCGTCAACGCGCGCACCGGAACGGTGGTGATCAACTCGGCCGTCCGGGTCAGTCCCGCCGCGGTAACACATGGTAAACTGACTGTTCGTATTGATGAAGCGCAGCGCGTCAGCCAGCCCGCACCGTTCAGCCAGGGGGAAACCGCCCTCGAACAGCGCAGCACGGTCGGCGTCGAGGAGGAGAGGCGTCCGATGTTCCTGCTGGACCCGGGTCCGAAGCTTGCCGATGTGGTCAAGGCGGTGAACGCGATCGGCGCGTCCCCGGCCGATCTCGTCGCGATCCTCGAGGCCCTGAAGCAGGCCGGCGCGCTCAAGGCGGAGCTGATCGTCCTGTGACCGAGTTTCGCGCGCCTTCTCCTGCAACGCTCAAGCTGGCTGGTACGGTTTCCACCGACACCTCTCGCCTCGGCACGCGCGACAATCTCGACAAGGCGGGCGAGCAGTTCGAGGCGATCTTCACCAAGATGATGCTCGCGTCGATGCGCAAGGCGAAGCTCGCCGACAGCCTCTTCGAAAGCCAGGCGCTCGACCAGTTCCGCGATATGCAGGATCAGAAGTTGGCCGAGAACATGGCCGCGCATACGCCGATAGGGATCGGCAAGGCGATGACCGCATTCCTCGCCAAGGCGGGAAGCGTCACGGAAGCCGCACCGCCGGCGGAAGGTAAGCCCGAATGACCGACATGCTCTCGATCGGCGCCAGCGGCGTTCGCGCGTACCAGACCGCGCTGACCACGACGTCGGAGAATATCGCCAATGCAGGCACCGCGGGCTATTCGCGCCGCGTCACCGGCACGCGCGAGATCGCCGCGCCCAGCGACGGCTCGAACCGCGTGCTCAACGGCCTCGGCGTCACCGTCTCCGGCATCACGCGCTCGGGCAGCGACCTGCGCAACGCCGAAGTCCGCGCCGCCGGGTCCGATCTCGCGCGGAGCGAGGCGGGGGCAGTGTGGCTCGGCCGGATCGAAGGCGCACTGACCGGCAACAAGCTGGACGAGCGCCTGACCGCCTTCTTCAATGCCGCGACGGCGCTCGCTGCCGATCCTTCGGCCAGCGCCCCGCGCGCGACGATGCTTCAGGCTGCCGCCAGCCTCGCCACCGCCTTCTCGGCGACTGGCGCCGCGCTCGACGGCGCGCTCGCCGATCTCGACGCCAGCGCCGGCGCGATGGCCGGTCAGCTCAACAGCCTCTCGGCCAGCCTCGCCAAGGTCAATTCGGCGCTCGGCCGCGCGTCGCAGGGCACCAGTTCGCAGGCAGCCCTGCTCGACGAGCGCGACCGGCTGCTCGAATCGATGAGCGCGCTCACCGATGTCAGCGTCAGCTTGGACACGGCCGGCCGCGCCACCGTCAAGGCTGGCGCAGGCGGGCCGCTGCTCGTCCAGGGCGAGCAGGCCGCGGTCGCGACTTATGCGCGGGGACCCGACGGCGCGACCTCGTTCGCCGTGTACGGCATCGACGGCAGCCATGCGCTTGCGCCCGGCGGCGGTGCGCTGGCGGGCGTGGCCGAGGGCGCTGCACGCATCGCCGATGCCCGCGACGCGCTCGACCGGATCGCCGTCGATCTCGCCAACGGCGTCAATGCCGTCCAGGCAGGCGGCGAGGATCTCGACGGCGATGCCGGTACGGCGATGTTCAGCGCCACCGGCGCGTCGGATTTCAAGCTCGTCCTCGACGATCCGCGCAGGATTGCCGCGGCGGCGCCGGGCGGCGGCGAACGGAACAACGGCAACCTCGCTGCGCTCGCCACGCTCCGCAAGGAGGGCAAGTTCGAAGGCAGCCTGACCACGCTCACCACCGACAATGCGAGCGCGCTCGCAGCGCGCCGTTCGATCGCCGAGGTGCAATCGACGATCCGCTCGAACGCCGCGGCCGCACGCGATTCGATCGCGGGCGTCAATGTCGACGAGGAAGCGGTAGATCTGATCCGTTTCCAGCAAGCCTATCAGGCGTCGAGCCGCGTCATCCAGGTGGCGCGCGAAACGCTCCAGACCCTCTTTGATATCCGGTGACCGCAATGCGTGTGACGACCGCCCAGAGCTTTGACCGACCGTCGCTGCTGATGGCCAGCCTGAACAGCCAGGCCGACCGGTTGCAGACCCAGGTCGCGACCGGAAAGAAGATCCTCGCGCCGTCGGACAGTGCGTCGGGCTGGCAGCAGCTGTCGGGCCTCAAGCGCGCGACCGCCGACGACGGCGCCTACACGTCCAACGTCAAGATGGCGCAGTCGCTGCTCGCCGCGACCGACGGCGCGCTCGAAACGGTCGAGACCCAGCTCCAGCGCGCCAAGACGCTCGCGGTACAGGCCAATAGCGACACCGTGACGCCGGAGGGGCGCGCGGCGATCCTCAAGGACGTCCAGGCGATCATCGCCGATCTGCTCGGGGTCGCGAACACCAAGGACAGCCGCGGACAGCCCCTGTTCGGCGGCGCAGCCGGCGATTCAGCCTATGCGCGCCAGCCCGATGGCTCGATCGCCTATGTCGGTCAGGGCGAGGCCGCGACGATCCCGGTCGGCGAGGGTGTCGATATCGCCGCGACCGAAACCGGCGCGCGCGCCTTTGGCGGCATCGCCGGAGCCAATGGCACGACCGACATGTTCGCCATCCTCAGCGCCTTCGCCGCCGCGCTCGAACCCGGCGGCGAAACGGGCGGGATCGAAACCGCGATGAAGGATCTCGACGCTGCGCTCGACCAGGTCGGCACCACGCGCGCCTCGGTCGGCGCGCGCGCTTTCCGCATGGATCTGGAAGCCGATCGCCTGACCGATGCCGATGCGGCACGCGAAACGACCCGTTCGGGGATCGAGGACGTCAACCCGGCCACGGCGATCGCCGAGCTGCAGAAGACACTGACGATCCTCCAGGCGACGCAGGCGAGCTTCAGCAAGCTCACCAGCCTGTCGCTGTTCGACTATATCCGCTGACGCTCGAACGTCTCGGCACCCGGTGCAGGCTGGTGCGGGACGTACTCAGCATTGCCGAGCACCAAAAGACCCGGTTTATTAGGTCGCGAACTCATAACTCGATAAGGGGGTAGCGGGTGGCGATCCGGCGCCAGTCCTTCAGACGGCCGAACATGATCTCGATGCGGCTTCGACGCCTGTAACGGCGTTTGTCGTATTTGATCGGCTCATTGCGGGATTTCCGGCCTGGGATGCAAGGGCCTGATCCCCTTTCCTCAGGGCGTCCCTGAACCAGTCGGCATCATAGCCCCGGTCGGCGAGCAGCCATTGCGCTTTGGGCAATTCATCGAGCAGTGCCGCTGCGCCGATGTAATCGCTGATCTGACCGGCGGTCATGAAGAAGCTTAGCGGACGGCCGTTGGCATCGGTGACGGCATGAAGCTTGGTGTTCATGCCGCCTTTGGTGCGACCGACCAGCCCTCCGAGATCCCCTTTTTACCGCCAGACTCGAAGCGGTGCGGTACGCCTTCAAATAGGTCGCGTCGATCATCCCCGTCTTGCGCTCAGCCCCCGCGGTCGACAGCCCTTCCATTATCCGGGCGAAGACGCCCATCTCGCCCCACCGCTTCCAGCGATTGTAGAGCGTCTTGTGCGGCCCATAGCTGCCGCCGATGATCAGCAACCGGCTGATCGTGCGCTCGCCCATCTTCGATATGCTGCCAAGCCGCTGCTTGCGCCGGTTGAGTGTTGGCGAGGCGCGAGGCCGAGCCAGGCGGCGAAGTCGCGGCTTTTGGCGAACGTCTCGACGGGCGGAGCCAGCGCGATGATCACAGTGGCGGCGATGGGACCGATGATGCGCACCGTCACATGCCTCGAGCGCGACTACGCAAGCCGGTTGTGTCGCGAAGAAGTCGAGCAGCTTGGCTCTCGCCAGCTAGCGGCTGAAGACCATCGCACCACGCTCTTCGGCGCCACCCCATCAGCTTCCATTGAGTTGTGCGTTTCCGGCCGGATGTCGGGCGAGTTGTGACGTCCAGCATGTCCCGTGCACCATCGACATGCCCGGCGCGTTTGCGTCCCGCAATCAGTAGGAAATTGCCCTCGCGTAGTTTCTACAAATTCATGAAAATCTATATCGATATACTAAAATCAGGTTCACCAAATAGTATTGCAGTTATGTATTATATAATATGTTTGCGATTTTTCGTGATGGATTCAGTGTCGTTTCCGTGAATATATTACATCCTATAATGTTATGTTCCTTGTCCGAAATGGACTATTTGGAACATAATTAAATTGTAATGTTGGCAACGGGTAGTATTCGTCATAAGCAGCTGGACGCGTGAAAGTATTTTAGGGGTTGAGTCGATCCACCCCATGAACATGGCGCGCATTTGGGCCTCTGCGTTGGTTTCCTTTGGGGAGAAGGACATGGAAGCGTTACCGGAGCTGTCGACGACCGATCTCGATACGTTGCACGACCTGTGGCAGGGCCTCCCGCCCGGACAGACCAAGGCGCTGGATCCGCGTGATTCACAGCAGAATCAGGCCATTCGGATCAGCCTGGAAGCCGGCGGTTTCACTGCGGAGAAATATCCGGCCTTGTTCGCGGCGCTCGACACCGCGCCTCCCAGCGATCCGCCCGCGGATGCGCTTATGCTGGTCGATGCCGGTCCTACTGCGGATGGCAAGGCGACGGCGACAGTCTGGACCTCTGCCGGCGGCGATGTGCTGATGCTCGGCGGCGTGCTCTTCGCGTTCGATCGTGAAACGGGCGCATTGGTGGCCTGTGGCGAGAACAGCGCGCTGTCCAGCGGCTTCCTGAGCTGTCCCACCCGCGGCGCGCTAGCCGCCGCAGCCCCGAGCGACGGCATGAAGCTCCTGCAGCTGAGCCACGCCACCGATCCGGCCGGGAACAGCCGCTTCTTCGCCATGGCGACCGAGGCCGACACCGGCCAGGGCATCCAGGCGACCGTCACCCAGCCGGTGATCTCCAAGTCCGGCCATACCG
This genomic interval carries:
- a CDS encoding rod-binding protein, with translation MTEFRAPSPATLKLAGTVSTDTSRLGTRDNLDKAGEQFEAIFTKMMLASMRKAKLADSLFESQALDQFRDMQDQKLAENMAAHTPIGIGKAMTAFLAKAGSVTEAAPPAEGKPE
- the flgK gene encoding flagellar hook-associated protein FlgK; the protein is MTDMLSIGASGVRAYQTALTTTSENIANAGTAGYSRRVTGTREIAAPSDGSNRVLNGLGVTVSGITRSGSDLRNAEVRAAGSDLARSEAGAVWLGRIEGALTGNKLDERLTAFFNAATALAADPSASAPRATMLQAAASLATAFSATGAALDGALADLDASAGAMAGQLNSLSASLAKVNSALGRASQGTSSQAALLDERDRLLESMSALTDVSVSLDTAGRATVKAGAGGPLLVQGEQAAVATYARGPDGATSFAVYGIDGSHALAPGGGALAGVAEGAARIADARDALDRIAVDLANGVNAVQAGGEDLDGDAGTAMFSATGASDFKLVLDDPRRIAAAAPGGGERNNGNLAALATLRKEGKFEGSLTTLTTDNASALAARRSIAEVQSTIRSNAAAARDSIAGVNVDEEAVDLIRFQQAYQASSRVIQVARETLQTLFDIR
- the flgL gene encoding flagellar hook-associated protein FlgL; translation: MRVTTAQSFDRPSLLMASLNSQADRLQTQVATGKKILAPSDSASGWQQLSGLKRATADDGAYTSNVKMAQSLLAATDGALETVETQLQRAKTLAVQANSDTVTPEGRAAILKDVQAIIADLLGVANTKDSRGQPLFGGAAGDSAYARQPDGSIAYVGQGEAATIPVGEGVDIAATETGARAFGGIAGANGTTDMFAILSAFAAALEPGGETGGIETAMKDLDAALDQVGTTRASVGARAFRMDLEADRLTDADAARETTRSGIEDVNPATAIAELQKTLTILQATQASFSKLTSLSLFDYIR